The sequence CTCGGCCGGCGGGGTCATGCCCTCCATCGGCTCCAGGATGTCGTTGAAGGCGAGGAAGAGGTGGCGGTCTTCCGGGATCGCCACCGGGCGCTCGACCGGCGTGCCGGCATTGATCAGTGTTACAAGATGGCTGGCGCCGGTCTGGGCTACGGTCGCACCGATACGGGACAATGAGCAGACGTGAATGCGGGACATCGTTTTTCTCCTTGCGCCGTCTCGTTCGCCGGCGTGCCGGATCGACCGGCCGCCGGAATGGATTGGCCCGGCGAAACAGGCGCCGGGACGTCTATGTAGGGGTTCGAGGCGTTCGGGTCACGCCGAAACGGTCGGGGGCGCCAGCGCCTCGACCAGGGCGGCGAACCGCGCCAGGAAGCGCTGCTCGGCTTCGGCCGTCGGCCAGGGCTCCAGCGCCAGCTGCTCGCGATGCAGGCCGCGCGGCCGGCCGAAATATTTCGCCGCTTCGTTGGCGGTGAAACCGGCCAGTTCCGTCGCCTCGAAAAAAGCGGCCACGCGGTCCGCCGCCTTGATCGCCTCGGTCAGGCTCGCGGCACGGTCGGCCGGCAGGCCGAAGCGCAGATGGATCGCCGCCTGCAGCCGCGCCTCGACCACCTTGTATTCGCCGCCGACCAGCGCCTTGAACGGCGAGATCATGTCGCCGACGACATATTCCGGGGCGTCATGCAGCAGCGCCGCCAGCCGCCCGGCTGGGGAAAGCGCGGGATCGGCAAGCCCCGCGATCTCCTCGACCAGCACGGAATGCTGCGCCACCGAGAAGGCATGCGCGCCGCTGGTCTGGCCGTTCCAGCGCGCGACGCGGGCAAGGCCATGCGCGATGTCGCTGATCTCGATGTCGAAGGGCGAGGGATCGGCCAGATCGAGCCTTCGGCCGGAAAGCATGCGCTGCCAGACGCGGGGCGGAGCGGCGGCCTTCGGCTTCATGCGTCGCTCTCTCCGCCATCTCCAGGCCAGTCGAACTTGGCAAAGGCTGGCAGCGTGATCGAAAGCGGCACGCCGCCCGCCGTTACCGGCATTCCCTGGTCGAGCGCCCGCTTCGCCCGGTCGAGCCGGATCAGGCCGATGCCGGCCTGGCCCGCCGTGCCGCCCAGGGCACCGAGCGGCTTGCCGTCGGCTTCGATCGGCGTGCCGGGCGGGGGCAGGGCGCTCTCGCCCGCAATGGCAACGGCGCGGCGGCGGGCGGTGCCGCGATGCTCCATGCGCGAGACGATTTCCTGGCCGACATAGCAGCCCTTGCGGAAGTCGAGCCCGCCAAGATCGTCCATGTCGACATCATGCGGAAATGCGTCGCCGAACGGGAAGTCGCGCCCGCCCTCCGGCACGGTCAGCCCGGTCCGCCAGGCGTGATAATCCGCCTCGGTCGCCTCGTCGTAACCCGCGACCGCCAGGGACGTCTCGACCGGGACGATCGCCCGATAGCCGAGCGCCGGCAGGCGCGGATCGGCGGCGACCACTCCGGCAATCGCGGGCGGAACGTCGCCGCCCCAGAACGCCACGACCTGGTCGCTCTCGCTGCGATCGGCGATGCCGACCTTGGCGCGCAGCCGGTAGAGCGTCATGCGCTTGAGAAAATCGGCCACCAGCGCGCGCGGCAGGTCGAACAGGAAGCCGTCCTCGGCTGCAAAGACGAGGAAATCGAACAGGATCTTGCCTTGTGGCGAGAGCAGCGCGCCAAAGCCGGCGCCGCTCGAAACCACGCGACCCATGTCGGTCGTGATGATATTCTGCAGAAACGCTTCGGCCTCTGCGCCATTGATGAAAACGGAGCCGCGATCGGTAAGGCGGGCATATGACCCATTACGCATAGACATGGTTCCCATGCATTGGACGCGCTTGTGAAGTTCTTCCGCCTTCCTTAATCCGATGCCAGCCATCCGTCATCGGACTTGGGCGGATCAGGTATGCACTGGGGAGGGCGGCCATGTCGGATACCTACGAGTTTCTCTTTCGGAACGGAACCGTCGTCAATCAGGACGGCATCGGAACGCATGACATCGCGGTCCGCGATGGACGGATCGCCGCGATCGGCGATGTCGATCCGCGTCGCGCCGGCAAGGTGATCGACTGCACCGGCCTGCATATATTGCCGGGCGTCGTCGATACCCAGGTGCATTTTCGCGAGCCGGGCGCGGA is a genomic window of Kaistia defluvii containing:
- a CDS encoding HD family hydrolase, whose product is MKPKAAAPPRVWQRMLSGRRLDLADPSPFDIEISDIAHGLARVARWNGQTSGAHAFSVAQHSVLVEEIAGLADPALSPAGRLAALLHDAPEYVVGDMISPFKALVGGEYKVVEARLQAAIHLRFGLPADRAASLTEAIKAADRVAAFFEATELAGFTANEAAKYFGRPRGLHREQLALEPWPTAEAEQRFLARFAALVEALAPPTVSA
- the ygfZ gene encoding CAF17-like 4Fe-4S cluster assembly/insertion protein YgfZ, with translation MRNGSYARLTDRGSVFINGAEAEAFLQNIITTDMGRVVSSGAGFGALLSPQGKILFDFLVFAAEDGFLFDLPRALVADFLKRMTLYRLRAKVGIADRSESDQVVAFWGGDVPPAIAGVVAADPRLPALGYRAIVPVETSLAVAGYDEATEADYHAWRTGLTVPEGGRDFPFGDAFPHDVDMDDLGGLDFRKGCYVGQEIVSRMEHRGTARRRAVAIAGESALPPPGTPIEADGKPLGALGGTAGQAGIGLIRLDRAKRALDQGMPVTAGGVPLSITLPAFAKFDWPGDGGESDA